One stretch of Bradyrhizobium canariense DNA includes these proteins:
- a CDS encoding winged helix-turn-helix transcriptional regulator produces MKWDALEEEPCSLARTIGVIGDRWTLLILRECFLRTRRFEGFQSALGITRHLLAERLKKLVRQGVLRRIPYQESPKRHEYILTQKGLDLYPVMMALVHWGDTHMVDERGRPLLHEHRKCGKMFDPVMVCSECGEPLLAKEVHTHPGPGARAARIPADKPAKTRTRKQAA; encoded by the coding sequence ATGAAGTGGGACGCCCTGGAGGAGGAGCCATGTTCGCTGGCCCGGACCATTGGCGTAATCGGCGATCGCTGGACTCTTCTGATCCTGCGCGAATGCTTCCTGCGCACCCGGAGATTCGAGGGATTTCAATCCGCGCTCGGGATTACGCGCCATCTGCTCGCCGAGCGGTTGAAGAAGCTGGTCCGGCAGGGCGTCCTGCGGCGCATTCCGTACCAGGAGTCGCCGAAGCGGCATGAATACATCCTGACCCAAAAGGGACTCGACCTATATCCGGTCATGATGGCGCTGGTGCATTGGGGCGACACCCACATGGTCGACGAGCGCGGACGACCGCTGCTGCACGAGCATCGCAAGTGCGGGAAGATGTTTGATCCCGTGATGGTGTGCTCCGAATGCGGCGAGCCGCTGCTGGCCAAGGAAGTCCATACTCATCCCGGCCCCGGTGCACGCGCAGCAAGGATTCCGGCCGACAAGCCCGCGAAAACCAGGACACGCAAGCAGGCTGCTTGA
- a CDS encoding class I adenylate-forming enzyme family protein yields MAKLSEPIDLAEIVAGLPGRIHQVADSYVAEFPDRMALIEDGASWTYRELDRRVTEIATVLALLGIRASDRMIIVSENCIALAGLLLAASRLDAWAIVANPRLSARELDQIRDHSGARRMFFACGVSKEAAAHASRYGAEIRQLGPLAEIGVSALNESATAEPVEADPAKQVAVLIYTSGTTGTPKGVMLTHENLLISAKTTAHFRRMDADDKVYIVLPISHIVGISLLIMTLMVGATARLVSKYDPAALAKAIAEERVTILNGVPATYQRLLEYKTVAGLKQFDRGSLRLIAVAGAPLDLDLKSRVEREFGLSLSNGYGITECSPGISGVRFDAPRNDQAVGTLLPGIEARIKTVDGKPAPNGQVGELHVRGRNVMRGYYRAPELTAKVIDADGWFNTGDLARFEGDCLYIVGRTKEMIIRSGFNVYPAEVEAVLNSHEDVVQSAVVGRSINGNEEVVAFVQLMQGSPVQAADLMAFINPQLTSYKRPSEIIVLDTLPATSTGKILKHKLAESLQGA; encoded by the coding sequence TTGGCGAAATTGTCGGAACCGATCGACCTTGCCGAGATTGTCGCCGGGCTTCCGGGCCGCATTCATCAAGTCGCGGACAGCTATGTTGCCGAATTTCCCGACCGCATGGCGCTGATCGAAGACGGCGCGTCCTGGACTTATCGCGAACTGGATCGGCGGGTCACCGAGATCGCGACTGTTCTCGCGTTGCTCGGCATCAGGGCCAGCGATCGGATGATCATTGTCAGCGAAAACTGCATCGCGCTTGCCGGGCTGTTGTTGGCGGCGAGCCGGCTCGATGCCTGGGCGATCGTCGCCAATCCGAGATTGTCCGCCCGCGAGTTGGATCAGATCCGCGATCACAGCGGTGCGCGCCGGATGTTTTTCGCCTGCGGTGTTTCGAAGGAAGCCGCGGCTCACGCGTCGCGCTATGGCGCGGAGATCCGGCAACTGGGGCCGTTAGCGGAGATCGGCGTCAGCGCGTTGAACGAAAGCGCAACCGCCGAGCCGGTCGAAGCCGACCCGGCCAAACAGGTTGCGGTGCTGATCTACACGTCGGGAACGACAGGCACGCCCAAAGGCGTGATGCTGACTCACGAAAACCTGCTGATCAGCGCGAAGACCACCGCGCACTTCCGCAGGATGGATGCCGACGACAAAGTCTATATCGTGCTGCCGATCTCGCACATCGTCGGTATCTCGCTGCTGATCATGACCCTGATGGTCGGCGCGACGGCCCGCCTGGTCAGCAAATACGACCCGGCTGCCCTCGCCAAGGCGATCGCCGAGGAGCGCGTCACCATCCTCAACGGAGTGCCAGCGACCTATCAGCGCCTGCTGGAATACAAGACCGTTGCAGGCCTGAAGCAATTCGACCGCGGATCGCTGCGCCTGATTGCAGTCGCCGGTGCTCCGCTCGATCTTGACCTGAAATCGCGCGTCGAGCGGGAATTCGGCCTGTCACTTTCAAACGGCTACGGCATTACCGAGTGTTCGCCGGGCATATCCGGCGTGCGCTTCGATGCGCCGCGCAATGATCAGGCGGTCGGAACGCTGCTGCCGGGCATCGAGGCCCGGATCAAGACCGTGGACGGAAAACCGGCGCCGAACGGACAGGTTGGCGAACTCCACGTCCGCGGCCGCAACGTGATGCGCGGCTATTACCGGGCGCCGGAGCTCACGGCAAAAGTGATCGACGCCGACGGCTGGTTCAACACCGGCGATCTCGCGCGCTTCGAAGGCGATTGCCTTTATATCGTCGGCCGCACCAAGGAAATGATCATTCGTTCGGGGTTTAACGTCTATCCGGCGGAGGTCGAAGCCGTTCTCAACTCACATGAGGATGTGGTGCAATCCGCCGTGGTGGGCCGCTCCATCAATGGAAACGAGGAAGTCGTCGCTTTCGTTCAGCTCATGCAGGGCTCGCCGGTCCAGGCTGCCGATCTGATGGCTTTCATCAATCCGCAGCTTACTTCGTACAAGCGGCCGTCGGAAATCATCGTGCTCGATACCTTGCCCGCAACCTCGACCGGCAAGATCCTCAAGCATAAGCTCGCGGAGTCCCTGCAAGGCGCGTGA
- a CDS encoding acetyl-CoA C-acyltransferase codes for MTDAVIVSTARTPIGKAYKGALNNTEGATMLGHAISSALSRANIEGAEVEDVVMGCAMQQGTTGGNIARKALLRAGLPVSVAGTTIDRQCASGLQAIALAARSVIFDGVAVAVGGGGESISLVQNNQMNMFHAVDPELLAIKGDAYMAMLDTAEIVAKRYDISRERQDEYSLESQRRTASAQQGGRFNDELAPIKTTMAITDKATGAVSYKQVTLAADEGPRPDTTAEGLASVKPAKGPGFTITGGNASQLSDGASAAVIMSDKLAAQKGLKPLGIFRGFVAAGCEPDEMGVGPVYAVPRLLKRHGLSVDDIDLWELNEAFAVQVIYCRDKLGIDPEMLNVNGGSIAVGHPYGMTGARLTGHALIEGRRRKAKYAVVTMCVGGGMGAAGLLEIVH; via the coding sequence ATGACTGATGCAGTGATCGTCTCGACGGCCCGCACGCCGATCGGCAAGGCCTACAAGGGAGCGCTCAACAATACCGAAGGCGCGACCATGCTGGGGCACGCCATCTCCTCGGCCTTGTCGCGAGCGAACATCGAAGGCGCCGAGGTAGAGGATGTCGTGATGGGTTGCGCCATGCAGCAGGGCACCACCGGCGGCAACATCGCGCGCAAGGCGCTGCTGCGTGCCGGACTTCCGGTGAGCGTCGCCGGAACCACCATCGATCGGCAATGCGCCTCCGGCCTGCAGGCGATCGCGCTCGCCGCGCGCTCGGTGATCTTCGATGGCGTTGCGGTGGCTGTCGGCGGCGGCGGCGAATCCATCAGCCTGGTGCAGAACAACCAGATGAATATGTTTCATGCCGTCGATCCGGAACTGCTCGCCATCAAGGGCGACGCCTACATGGCGATGCTGGACACCGCCGAAATCGTGGCGAAGCGTTACGATATCTCCAGGGAGCGTCAGGACGAATACAGCCTGGAGAGCCAGCGCCGGACCGCATCGGCCCAGCAGGGCGGTCGTTTCAACGACGAACTGGCGCCGATCAAGACCACCATGGCGATCACGGACAAGGCGACCGGTGCGGTATCCTACAAGCAGGTGACGCTTGCGGCGGACGAAGGTCCGCGTCCCGATACGACCGCCGAAGGTCTTGCCAGCGTCAAGCCGGCCAAGGGGCCGGGTTTCACCATCACCGGTGGCAACGCCAGCCAGCTCTCGGACGGCGCAAGCGCCGCGGTCATCATGAGCGACAAGCTTGCCGCGCAAAAAGGCCTGAAGCCGCTCGGTATCTTCCGCGGCTTCGTCGCGGCAGGCTGCGAGCCCGACGAGATGGGCGTCGGTCCCGTCTACGCGGTGCCGCGTCTTCTCAAGCGGCATGGGCTCTCGGTCGACGACATCGATCTCTGGGAGCTGAACGAGGCTTTTGCGGTACAGGTGATCTACTGCCGCGACAAGCTCGGCATCGATCCGGAAATGCTCAACGTGAACGGCGGTTCGATCGCGGTCGGTCATCCCTACGGCATGACCGGCGCGCGCCTGACCGGGCATGCGCTGATCGAGGGCCGCCGGCGCAAGGCGAAATACGCCGTTGTCACCATGTGCGTCGGTGGCGGCATGGGAGCCGCGGGCCTGCTCGAAATCGTCCATTGA
- a CDS encoding SDR family oxidoreductase, which yields MQKRNATVAVIGAGDYIGGEIAKKFASEGFTVFAGRRNGAKLEPLVKQIEAAGGEIHARSLDARKEEEIVSFLTDADKHAPLEVCIFNIGANVNFPILDTTERVFRKVWEMACYSGFLAGREAARLMLPRGKGNIFFTGATASLRGGTGYAAFASAKFGLRAVAQATARELGPKNIHVAHLIIDSGVDTEWVRQRRIEALGPDALNNPDLLMPPSSVAESYWLLYQQPRSAWTFELEIRPFGEKW from the coding sequence TTGCAGAAGAGAAACGCGACCGTGGCCGTGATCGGCGCCGGCGACTATATCGGCGGCGAGATCGCAAAGAAGTTTGCTTCAGAGGGATTCACGGTGTTCGCCGGGCGCCGTAACGGCGCCAAGCTCGAACCGCTGGTAAAGCAGATCGAGGCTGCGGGCGGAGAAATTCACGCGCGTTCGCTTGACGCGCGCAAGGAAGAGGAAATCGTCTCCTTCCTCACCGACGCCGATAAACACGCTCCGCTCGAAGTCTGCATTTTCAACATCGGTGCCAACGTCAACTTCCCGATTCTGGACACCACCGAGCGCGTGTTCCGGAAGGTCTGGGAAATGGCCTGCTATTCCGGCTTTCTCGCCGGCCGTGAAGCCGCGCGCCTGATGTTGCCGCGCGGTAAGGGCAATATCTTCTTCACCGGCGCGACCGCCAGCCTGCGCGGTGGAACGGGCTATGCGGCGTTCGCCAGCGCCAAGTTCGGCCTGCGCGCCGTTGCCCAGGCCACCGCACGTGAATTGGGTCCCAAAAACATCCACGTCGCCCATCTCATCATCGATTCCGGGGTCGACACCGAATGGGTGCGCCAGCGACGGATCGAGGCGTTGGGGCCGGACGCGCTCAATAACCCGGACCTGCTGATGCCGCCGTCGTCGGTCGCGGAATCCTACTGGCTGCTTTATCAGCAGCCGCGCAGCGCCTGGACCTTTGAGCTGGAAATCCGTCCCTTCGGCGAGAAGTGGTAA
- a CDS encoding SDR family NAD(P)-dependent oxidoreductase codes for MAKSRGVAMLVGAGDAIGAAVARRFAKGGYTVCIGRRDAAKSQALVDELKAEGHGIHAFSVDARQEAEVQKLFADVEQNIGPIEVCLFNAGSNVNKPLLDTTEKLFFKAWELACFAGFLVGREAARVMLPRGRGTIFFTGATASVRGGLGFAAFSSAKFGLRAVAQAMARELGPKNIHVTHLIIDAGVDSEAIHQRMKAARGIEASDIPPDSLTKTSSIAEAYWFAHQQTRDGWTHELDLRPSVEKW; via the coding sequence ATGGCTAAAAGTCGCGGCGTAGCAATGTTAGTCGGCGCGGGCGACGCCATCGGCGCGGCCGTCGCCAGGCGCTTTGCCAAGGGCGGTTATACGGTCTGCATTGGCAGGCGTGATGCGGCCAAGTCCCAGGCATTGGTCGACGAGCTGAAAGCCGAGGGCCACGGCATTCACGCGTTCAGCGTCGACGCCCGTCAGGAAGCTGAAGTTCAGAAGCTGTTTGCCGACGTCGAACAGAACATCGGGCCGATCGAGGTCTGCCTCTTCAATGCCGGATCGAACGTCAACAAGCCGCTATTGGATACAACCGAGAAACTGTTCTTCAAGGCGTGGGAACTTGCTTGCTTCGCCGGATTCCTGGTCGGCCGCGAGGCCGCGCGCGTGATGCTTCCGCGCGGGAGGGGAACGATCTTCTTTACCGGCGCGACGGCCAGCGTCCGTGGCGGCCTGGGTTTTGCGGCATTTTCGTCGGCGAAATTCGGGCTTCGCGCTGTGGCACAGGCGATGGCCCGTGAACTGGGTCCGAAGAACATTCACGTCACCCACCTGATCATCGACGCCGGCGTGGATAGCGAGGCTATTCATCAGCGCATGAAAGCGGCGAGAGGGATCGAGGCCAGCGATATCCCGCCGGACAGCCTGACGAAGACATCTTCCATCGCCGAGGCCTATTGGTTCGCGCATCAGCAAACCAGGGACGGCTGGACCCATGAGCTCGATCTCCGTCCATCGGTGGAGAAATGGTAA
- a CDS encoding acyl-CoA dehydrogenase family protein, translated as MDIRFTEEQELLRGSIQRLLRDQYDFDARREIIATDAGWSRKHWNAFAELGLCAAPFQESSGGLGGGLLSTMIVMQEFGRNLVVEPYFETVALAGGLIEEAGSQAQRDAFLPQIMAGEEIWALAWAEGRSRYDLNNVTSTARRHGDSYVLSGTKAAVIGAPWADKLIVSARTSRGPRDRSGVSLFVVDRQSANLHLQSFKTIDGRRAAEITLMNVHVPADQLLGMEGEGVTALEACRDRAIAALCAEAVGAMSQLNSATLEYSKMRKQFGVALGSFQVLQHRMVDMFIALEESISLTQHLNLSLVKRDPHVSKLASGAKSKVGSAARFVAEQAIQLHGGMGMSDELNVGHYFKRIASINVQFGDPTYHLMRYAQQNDSQNDSDVSSEAAFDVASNHR; from the coding sequence ATGGACATCAGGTTTACGGAAGAACAGGAATTACTTCGAGGCAGCATTCAGCGGCTGCTGCGCGACCAATACGATTTCGATGCGCGCCGCGAGATCATCGCAACTGACGCGGGATGGAGCCGCAAGCACTGGAATGCTTTTGCCGAGCTTGGCCTGTGCGCGGCGCCGTTCCAGGAAAGTTCCGGTGGTCTTGGCGGCGGACTGCTGTCGACCATGATCGTCATGCAGGAGTTCGGCCGCAATCTGGTGGTCGAACCCTATTTCGAGACCGTGGCGCTCGCGGGCGGACTGATCGAGGAAGCCGGCTCGCAGGCGCAGCGCGATGCGTTCCTGCCGCAGATCATGGCCGGTGAAGAGATATGGGCGCTGGCCTGGGCGGAGGGACGCTCGCGCTACGATTTGAATAACGTCACGAGCACGGCGCGGCGGCACGGCGATAGCTATGTTCTGAGCGGCACCAAGGCAGCGGTGATTGGCGCGCCATGGGCCGACAAGCTGATCGTCTCGGCGCGGACATCGCGTGGCCCGCGCGATCGCAGCGGCGTGAGCCTGTTTGTGGTCGATCGACAATCGGCCAATCTGCACCTGCAGAGCTTCAAGACAATCGATGGCCGGCGCGCCGCCGAAATCACATTGATGAACGTGCATGTCCCGGCCGACCAATTGCTCGGCATGGAAGGCGAGGGCGTCACCGCGCTGGAAGCCTGCCGTGATCGCGCTATCGCGGCACTCTGTGCCGAAGCCGTTGGTGCGATGAGTCAGCTAAATTCGGCGACGCTCGAATACAGCAAGATGCGCAAGCAGTTCGGCGTTGCGCTCGGGTCGTTTCAGGTGTTGCAGCACCGCATGGTCGATATGTTCATCGCGCTCGAAGAGTCGATCTCGTTGACCCAGCATTTGAATCTCAGCCTGGTGAAGAGGGATCCGCACGTCTCGAAACTGGCGTCCGGCGCAAAGTCGAAAGTCGGCTCTGCCGCACGCTTCGTCGCCGAGCAGGCCATCCAGCTTCATGGCGGCATGGGCATGAGCGACGAGCTCAACGTCGGTCACTACTTCAAGCGGATCGCGTCCATCAATGTCCAGTTCGGTGATCCCACCTATCATCTGATGCGGTACGCGCAGCAAAATGATTCCCAAAATGATTCCGATGTCTCGTCAGAAGCGGCATTCGATGTCGCGTCCAACCACAGGTGA
- a CDS encoding CaiB/BaiF CoA transferase family protein — MPGPLNGVRVLDLTGVVSGPFATMFLADQGADVLKIEPIGGDITRRSRATIDKIGEFSALFISSNRGKRSLSIDVKSTVGREVLAKLVAQADVLVQNFRPGTMDRLGLGAEELRQRHPRLIYVSISGVGDTGPYVKKRVYDPIVQGLSGFADIQSQPVTNRPQMIRTIVCDKTTAVFTAQAVSSALYAREKTGQGDHIQVAMLDVMISYLWPEGMMQYTVVGAEAKAADPNDRPDLVFKTSDGYITAGTISDSEWQGFCKASGDPELAKDPRFATPSARSVNATARINRMAEYIAQHTTAEWLERLDAADVPCAPILRRGEIIDNEQVVARGIIAELDQPMVGRIRQPKPAARFETNPASIGGPAPRVGQHSREVLRELGYDDSAIDQMIGDRAVRAAV, encoded by the coding sequence ATGCCCGGCCCACTCAATGGTGTTCGCGTACTCGATCTGACGGGCGTGGTCTCAGGGCCGTTCGCGACCATGTTCCTGGCGGACCAGGGCGCCGACGTTCTCAAGATCGAACCGATTGGCGGTGACATCACGCGTCGCAGTCGCGCCACCATCGACAAGATCGGGGAATTTTCCGCGCTGTTTATCTCTTCAAATCGTGGCAAGCGCTCGCTGTCGATCGACGTCAAGAGCACGGTTGGTCGCGAGGTCCTTGCCAAGCTCGTCGCGCAGGCCGACGTCCTGGTGCAGAATTTTCGGCCTGGCACCATGGATCGTCTGGGCCTGGGCGCCGAGGAATTGCGCCAGCGTCATCCGCGCCTGATTTATGTATCGATCAGCGGCGTCGGCGATACCGGACCTTATGTGAAAAAGCGGGTTTACGATCCGATCGTCCAGGGGCTGTCGGGCTTCGCCGATATTCAGTCGCAGCCGGTGACCAATCGTCCGCAAATGATCCGCACCATCGTCTGCGACAAGACCACCGCGGTCTTTACCGCCCAGGCCGTGTCCTCGGCACTCTATGCGCGCGAGAAAACGGGGCAGGGCGATCACATCCAGGTCGCGATGCTCGACGTCATGATCTCGTATCTCTGGCCGGAAGGCATGATGCAGTACACCGTGGTTGGTGCAGAAGCCAAGGCCGCCGATCCCAATGATCGTCCGGATCTCGTGTTCAAGACCAGTGACGGCTACATCACCGCCGGCACGATCTCGGATTCCGAATGGCAGGGCTTCTGCAAGGCCTCAGGCGATCCGGAGCTTGCCAAGGATCCGCGGTTTGCGACACCATCGGCGCGTTCGGTCAATGCCACGGCCCGCATCAACAGGATGGCGGAATATATTGCCCAGCATACCACCGCCGAATGGCTGGAACGGCTTGATGCCGCAGATGTTCCCTGCGCGCCGATTCTGCGTCGCGGCGAGATCATCGATAACGAGCAGGTGGTTGCGCGCGGCATCATTGCGGAACTCGATCAACCGATGGTCGGACGGATACGGCAGCCGAAGCCCGCAGCCCGCTTCGAAACTAATCCGGCTTCCATCGGAGGACCGGCGCCGCGCGTCGGTCAGCATTCGCGCGAAGTGCTGCGCGAGTTGGGCTACGATGATAGCGCCATCGACCAGATGATCGGCGACCGCGCGGTGCGCGCGGCCGTCTGA
- a CDS encoding 2-hydroxychromene-2-carboxylate isomerase translates to MKNPLKVEFQFDFGSPNAYLAELALPAIERRTGVKFEYVPVLLGGIYKATNNMSPAESLRGIKNKPEFQALETQRFIRRHNITKFRSNPFFPVNTLMLMRGAVAAQFEGLFEQYFRAAYHHMWEEPKKMDDLEVFRSAFISSGIDIDKLIARAQQDDVKKRLIDLTTDAVSRGAFGSPTFFVGEEMFFGKDQLRDVEESIVDQTRQLVSKTA, encoded by the coding sequence GTGAAGAATCCCCTGAAGGTTGAATTCCAGTTCGATTTTGGCAGTCCGAACGCTTATCTGGCGGAACTGGCGCTTCCGGCGATTGAACGGCGCACCGGCGTGAAGTTTGAGTACGTTCCGGTGCTGCTCGGAGGGATCTACAAGGCGACCAACAATATGTCGCCGGCCGAGTCGCTTCGCGGGATCAAGAACAAGCCCGAATTTCAGGCGCTGGAGACCCAACGGTTTATTCGCCGCCATAACATCACAAAATTCCGTTCGAATCCGTTTTTCCCGGTCAACACGCTGATGCTGATGCGAGGTGCCGTCGCGGCCCAGTTCGAGGGCCTGTTCGAACAGTATTTCCGCGCGGCCTATCATCACATGTGGGAAGAACCGAAGAAGATGGACGACCTCGAAGTCTTTCGCAGCGCGTTTATCTCGTCGGGTATCGATATCGACAAGCTGATCGCGCGCGCGCAGCAGGACGACGTCAAGAAAAGACTGATCGATTTGACGACGGACGCGGTCAGCCGCGGGGCCTTTGGCTCGCCAACGTTCTTCGTCGGAGAGGAAATGTTCTTCGGCAAGGACCAGCTCCGCGACGTCGAGGAGTCCATTGTCGATCAGACCCGCCAGCTTGTCTCCAAAACGGCCTAG
- a CDS encoding glutathione S-transferase family protein, whose product MSAAPSLTLWGVGTSRTIRPHWAMHELGLSYKTNPIGPRTGETKTAEYTKLNPRQKVPLLQDGDFCIGESAAIVAYLSSMYSTPERSLIPETPRQYAAWLEWCFFIVAELDSTSLYVMRRHRADALGPIYGVAPDVVAKAGEYFREQLRHVEVALSDNRQFLMGDKFTSADILLTTCLEWAIAYGVGICDNAQPYLKRIQTREAYQLAKAANVPLAPVTPVLAKI is encoded by the coding sequence ATGAGCGCAGCACCGAGTCTCACCCTGTGGGGAGTTGGAACGAGCCGCACCATTCGCCCTCACTGGGCCATGCACGAATTGGGCTTGTCGTACAAAACCAATCCTATCGGGCCGCGGACCGGTGAGACCAAGACTGCGGAATACACCAAACTTAATCCCCGCCAAAAGGTCCCTCTGCTGCAGGATGGCGACTTCTGCATTGGTGAAAGTGCTGCGATCGTTGCTTACCTTTCGAGTATGTATTCGACGCCGGAGCGCTCGCTGATTCCGGAAACGCCGCGCCAATATGCCGCCTGGCTGGAGTGGTGCTTTTTCATTGTGGCGGAGCTGGATTCCACAAGCCTTTATGTGATGCGCCGTCATCGGGCTGACGCGCTCGGCCCGATCTATGGCGTTGCGCCTGATGTCGTTGCCAAGGCCGGTGAATATTTTCGCGAGCAGTTGCGTCACGTCGAGGTCGCGCTTTCGGATAACAGGCAGTTCCTGATGGGCGACAAATTCACCAGCGCCGATATCCTGCTCACGACCTGCCTGGAATGGGCGATCGCCTACGGCGTCGGAATTTGCGACAACGCACAGCCTTATCTCAAGCGCATCCAGACGCGAGAGGCCTACCAGCTCGCCAAGGCGGCAAACGTGCCGCTGGCGCCGGTTACCCCGGTGCTGGCAAAAATCTGA
- a CDS encoding acyl-CoA dehydrogenase family protein, translated as MELSLSSEEAAFRDEVRAFIAANYPPEMRVPNPETDLTKEQMLLWHRILHKKGWIAPLWPKEYGGPGWSITQRFIFEQETSRAGTLPPLAFSVTMVGPVIYTFGSDAQKRKFLPRILSGEDWWCQGYSEPGSGSDLASVRTKAVRDGDHYIVSGHKTWTTLAQHADWIFCLVRTDPTAKAQAGISFLLIDMTSPGVTVRPIITIDGSHEVNDVFLEDVRVPVENLIGEENKGWTYAKFLLGNERTSMAGIGRSTRYLNGLKQIVKAEIAEDDPAFGEFIRDIARVELDLLALEATELRVVAQMSRGIDPGPAASLFKIRGTEIFQRITDLTHRALGNYGLAIREHPAGGNHFMPGPDYGHTASEKYLNSRKLSIYGGSNEIQRNIIAKAVLGL; from the coding sequence GTGGAACTGAGCCTTTCCAGCGAGGAGGCCGCGTTTCGCGACGAGGTGCGCGCTTTCATCGCGGCGAACTATCCGCCGGAAATGCGCGTTCCCAATCCCGAGACCGACCTGACCAAGGAGCAGATGCTGCTGTGGCACCGGATCCTCCACAAAAAGGGATGGATCGCGCCGCTTTGGCCGAAAGAATATGGCGGGCCCGGGTGGTCGATCACGCAGCGCTTCATCTTTGAACAGGAGACCTCGCGCGCCGGCACGCTGCCGCCGCTTGCATTCAGCGTCACCATGGTCGGCCCGGTCATCTACACATTCGGTAGCGATGCGCAGAAGAGGAAGTTCCTGCCGCGAATCCTGTCGGGCGAGGATTGGTGGTGTCAGGGGTATTCGGAGCCGGGCTCGGGATCTGACCTCGCATCGGTGCGCACCAAGGCGGTGCGGGATGGCGACCACTACATCGTCAGCGGCCACAAGACCTGGACGACGCTGGCGCAGCACGCGGACTGGATCTTCTGTCTGGTGCGCACGGATCCCACCGCAAAGGCTCAGGCGGGCATCTCATTCCTCCTGATCGACATGACGTCGCCCGGGGTCACCGTGCGTCCGATCATCACCATCGATGGATCGCACGAGGTCAACGACGTTTTCCTCGAAGACGTGCGCGTCCCCGTCGAGAACCTGATCGGTGAAGAAAACAAGGGCTGGACCTACGCGAAGTTCCTGCTCGGCAACGAGCGCACCAGCATGGCCGGCATCGGTCGTTCGACGCGTTACCTCAACGGCCTCAAACAGATCGTGAAGGCCGAGATCGCCGAGGACGATCCGGCCTTCGGTGAATTCATCAGGGACATTGCGCGCGTCGAGCTCGATCTGCTCGCGCTGGAGGCGACCGAGCTCCGCGTGGTTGCCCAGATGTCACGCGGCATCGATCCAGGGCCCGCGGCCTCGCTGTTCAAGATCAGGGGCACCGAGATATTCCAGCGCATCACCGACCTGACCCACCGCGCGCTCGGCAATTACGGTCTGGCCATTCGCGAACATCCGGCAGGCGGCAATCATTTCATGCCGGGGCCGGATTACGGGCACACCGCATCCGAGAAATATCTGAATTCACGCAAGCTCAGCATCTACGGCGGTTCGAACGAGATCCAGCGCAATATCATCGCAAAAGCGGTGCTGGGTCTGTAA